Proteins from one Nicotiana tabacum cultivar K326 chromosome 23, ASM71507v2, whole genome shotgun sequence genomic window:
- the LOC107808088 gene encoding small heat shock protein, chloroplastic-like: MATSLVLRRAATSSALFNRLVNPVRFASVAPSVFRSFNTNAQMTTFDDDDDRSVDVDRRSDRSVSRRRDSFPSFFSDVFDPFSPPRSVSQLLNLMDQMMDSPLTAPRGMATGVGSRRGWDVREDDDALHIKMDMPGLDKENVKVAVEQNTLIIKGEGEKESEDEEYRRRYSTRLEIPQNLYKLDEIKAEMKNGVLKVAVPKVKEDERKDVFHVQVD; the protein is encoded by the exons ATGGCAACTTCGCTTGTTCTCAGAAGGGCGGCCACTTCCTCAGCACTCTTCAACAGGCTCGTCAACCCTGTTCGCTTTGCCTCTGTTGCTCCCTCTGTTTTCCGATCCTTCAACACCAACGCTCAGATGACAACTTTTGACGATGACGATGATCGCAGCGTTGATGTTGATCGCCGCTCCGATCGCTCCGTCTCTCGCCGGCGTGACTCTTTTCCTAGCTTCTTCTCAG ATGTGTTTGatccattttcaccaccaaggAGCGTGAGCCAACTACTAAACCTGATGGACCAAATGATGGATTCTCCACTTACCGCACCGCGTGGTATGGCCACCGGAGTTGGATCAAGGAGAGGATGGGACGTGAGGGAGGATGATGATGCCTTGCATATTAAAATGGACATGCCTGGGCTTGACAAGGAAAACGTGAAGGTAGCAGTGGAGCAGAACACGTTGATTATCAAAGGAGAAGGGGAGAAAGAATCAGAGGATGAAGAGTATAGGAGAAGGTACTCTACCAGACTTGAAATTCCTCAAAATCTCTACAAATTGGATGAGATTAAGGCGGAGATGAAGAATGGTGTTCTTAAGGTGGCGGTTCCTAAGGTGAAGGAAGATGAGAGGAAAGATGTTTTCCATGTTCAAGTTGATTGA